Proteins from a genomic interval of Benincasa hispida cultivar B227 chromosome 7, ASM972705v1, whole genome shotgun sequence:
- the LOC120081259 gene encoding respiratory burst oxidase homolog protein E isoform X1: protein MTRSWSSFGIPNTNNSRRSSYTRRLGDGDHDHVDGDCSHEDHTAQGMLPVFLNDLVNQQDFVEITLEVEDDSVLVRSIAPVAASSSELQDDAALSITARIRNKFPWLRSASSRASTASSLDRDDTAAIAMSARDARRLNAQLQRTRSRAQAALRGLRFISKTTSASDANELWQRVQSRFQSLAQGGLLAREDFAECIGMVDSKEFALRIFDALARRKGLRISKINVDELHEFWLKISDQSFDARLQIFFDMADSNEDGRITRDEVQELILLSASANNLAKLKERAEEYASLIMEELDPENLGYIELWQLETLLLQRDTYMNYSRPLSTTTSVGWSQNLSSFNPKNIIKTATTTLHSVIFQNWQRIWILFLWGSTMAALFTWKFLQYKNKAAFDIMGYCLPTAKGAAETLKLNMALILLPVCRNTLTWLRSTAARSIVPFDDNINFHKLIACFIAIGIAVHGGVHLACDFPRLVNSSPEEFEAISSDFHNKKPSYKELLMSVEGVTGIVMVVLMGISFTLATRRFRRNVVRLPRLFNRLAGFNAFWYSHHLMGFVYLLLLVHGTFLFLAHNWTQKTTWVYISFPLLLYLGERSLRACRSEYYSVEILKVSVLPGNVFSLVMLKPRGFKYRSGQYIFLQCPSISQFEWHPFSITSAPGDEYLSVHIRTVGDWTRELKCVFTNHVNSKPVLGRAKLGHLVNMERKSQPRLLVDGPYGAPAQDYQNYDVLLLVGLGIGATPFVSILKDLLNNSKTIEEQTPTESTTETSRSEDSFGSLNTTPGGKRKLQSRTGMGMGQAQAYFYWVTREASSLEWFKGVMDEVAEMDKKGQIELHTYLTSVYEESDARSTLIKMVQALNHAKHGVDILSGTRARTHFARPEWKEVFGRIASKHAYKTVGVFYCGMPMLAKELKRLSLEFTRKTATRFEFHKEYF from the exons ATGACAAGGTCTTGGTCCTCTTTTGGAATTCCCAACACCAACAACTCTCGTCGCTCGAGCTACACCCGCCGACTAGGGGACGGAGACCATGATCACGTCGACGGGGATTGCAGCCATGAAGATCATACTGCTCAAGGAATGTTGCCAGTCTTCTTAAATGACCTTGTTAATCAGCAAGACTTTGTGGAGATCACATTGGAGGTTGAGGATGATTCTGTATTGGTTCGTAGCATTGCTCCGGTTGCTGCGTCGTCGTCCGAGCTGCAAGATGATGCTGCTCTTTCCATCACTGCTAGAATTCGCAACAAATTCCCCTGGCTCCGGTCGGCATCTTCTCGTGCCTCCACCGCCTCGTCTCTCGATAGGGATGACACTGCAGCGATAGCTATGTCTGCCCGTGATGCCCGCCGCCTCAATGCGCAGCTGCAGCGTACCCGATCTAGAGCCCAGGCTGCCCTTCGAGGACTTAGATTCATTAGCAAGACCACTAGTGCCTCTGATGCGAACGAGCTCTGGCAAAGAGTCCAATCGAGGTTCCAGTCTCTGGCTCAAGGTGGACTACTTGCCAGAGAAGATTTTGCGGAATGCATCG GAATGGTGGATTCAAAGGAGTTCGCACTGAGAATATTTGACGCGTTAGCGAGAAGAAAAGGATTGAGGATTTCGAAAATCAACGTTGATGAGCTCCatgaattttggttgaaaatttCAGACCAAAGCTTCGACGCCCGCCTTCAAATATTTTTCGACAT GGCTGACAGTAACGAAGATGGCCGAATCACAAGAGACGAAGTGCAGGAGCTAATCTTGCTAAGCGCATCTGCAAACAACCTTGCGAAACTCAAAGAACGAGCCGAGGAATACGCTTCCTTGATCATGGAAGAACTCGATCCAGAAAACCTCGGATACATCGAG CTATGGCAACTTGAGACTTTGCTTTTACAAAGGGACACATATATGAACTACAGCAGACCCTTAAGCACAACAACAAGTGTAGGTTGGAGCCAAAATCTAAGCTCATTTAACCCCAAAAACATCATCAAAACAGCAACCACAACACTTCATTCTGTAATCTTCCAAAACTGGCAAAGAATTTGGATTCTTTTCCTTTGGGGCTCAACAATGGCAGCTCTATTCACATGGAAATTCCTTCAATACAAAAACAAAGCAGCATTTGACATAATGGGGTATTGCCTTCCGACGGCGAAAGGCGCCGCCGAGACCCTAAAGCTCAACATGGCCTTAATCCTCCTCCCCGTCTGCCGCAACACTCTCACTTGGCTACGATCAACCGCAGCGAGATCAATCGTCCCATTCGACGACAACATCAATTTTCACAAGCTAATTGCGTGTTTCATAGCAATTGGAATCGCCGTCCATGGCGGGGTTCATTTGGCGTGTGACTTCCCGAGATTGGTGAATTCTTCGCCGGAGGAATTTGAAGCGATATCGAGTGATTTTCACAACAAGAAGCCAAGTTATAAGGAGCTATTGATGAGCGTTGAAGGGGTAACAGGGATTGTGATGGTGGTTTTGATGGGGATTTCATTTACACTTGCTACTCGTCGTTTTAGAAGGAATGTTGTGAGATTGCCTCGGTTGTTCAACAGATTGGCAGGGTTTAATGCCTTTTGGTACTCCCATCATCTTATGGGATTTGTCTACCTTTTGCTTCTTGTTCATGGCACTTTCTTGTTTCTGGCTCATAATTGGACTCAAAAAACG ACTTGGGTGTATATTTCTTTCCCTTTGCTGCTGTATCTTGGGGAGAGGAGCCTCAGAGCCTGCAGATCAGAGTATTACTCTGTTGAGATATTGAAG GTTTCAGTACTACCAGGGAATGTGTTCAGCTTGGTGATGTTAAAGCCTCGTGGGTTCAAATACAGAAGTGGACAGTACATATTCCTTCAATGTCCTTCAATTTCCCAGTTTGAATG GCACCCATTTTCTATAACTTCAGCACCAGGAGATGAGTACTTGAGTGTGCATATTAGGACAGTTGGGGATTGGACAAGAGAACTCAAGTGTGTCTTTACTAACCATGTCAACTCCAAACCTGTTCTTGGTAGAGCCAAATTGGGTCATTTGGTCAACATGGAAAGAAAAAG CCAGCCGAGATTGTTGGTGGACGGGCCATATGGAGCACCTGCGCAGGACTATCAAAACTACGATGTGCTTCTCCTCGTCGGACTTGGAATTGGAGCCACCCCTTTTGTTAGTATCCTCAAGGATCTTCTCAACAACTCCAAAACCATTGAAGAACAAACGCCAACG GAATCAACAACAGAAACAAGCAGATCAGAAGACAGCTTTGGATCTTTAAACACGACACCGGGTGGAAAGAGGAAGTTGCAGAGCAGAACGGGGATGGGGATGGGACAGGCACAAGCGTACTTCTATTGGGTGACGAGAGAGGCTAGTTCCTTGGAGTGGtttaaaggggtgatggatgaAGTAGCAGAGATGGACAAGAAA GGCCAAATTGAACTCCATACCTACTTGACGAGTGTGTACGAAGAAAGTGATGCAAGGAGCACGTTGATCAAAATGGTCCAAGCTTTGAACCATGCCAAGCATGGCGTCGACATTCTCTCTGGCACACGA GCAAGGACTCATTTTGCGAGGCCCGAGTGGAAGGAGGTGTTCGGGCGAATAGCGTCGAAGCACGCTTACAAGACAGTGGGAGTGTTCTACTGTGGAATGCCAATGCTGGCAAAAGAGCTCAAGAGGCTATCACTAGAATTTACTCGCAAGACTGCAACTAGATTTGAGTTCCATAAAGAATATTTCTGA
- the LOC120081259 gene encoding respiratory burst oxidase homolog protein E isoform X2: MLPVFLNDLVNQQDFVEITLEVEDDSVLVRSIAPVAASSSELQDDAALSITARIRNKFPWLRSASSRASTASSLDRDDTAAIAMSARDARRLNAQLQRTRSRAQAALRGLRFISKTTSASDANELWQRVQSRFQSLAQGGLLAREDFAECIGMVDSKEFALRIFDALARRKGLRISKINVDELHEFWLKISDQSFDARLQIFFDMADSNEDGRITRDEVQELILLSASANNLAKLKERAEEYASLIMEELDPENLGYIELWQLETLLLQRDTYMNYSRPLSTTTSVGWSQNLSSFNPKNIIKTATTTLHSVIFQNWQRIWILFLWGSTMAALFTWKFLQYKNKAAFDIMGYCLPTAKGAAETLKLNMALILLPVCRNTLTWLRSTAARSIVPFDDNINFHKLIACFIAIGIAVHGGVHLACDFPRLVNSSPEEFEAISSDFHNKKPSYKELLMSVEGVTGIVMVVLMGISFTLATRRFRRNVVRLPRLFNRLAGFNAFWYSHHLMGFVYLLLLVHGTFLFLAHNWTQKTTWVYISFPLLLYLGERSLRACRSEYYSVEILKVSVLPGNVFSLVMLKPRGFKYRSGQYIFLQCPSISQFEWHPFSITSAPGDEYLSVHIRTVGDWTRELKCVFTNHVNSKPVLGRAKLGHLVNMERKSQPRLLVDGPYGAPAQDYQNYDVLLLVGLGIGATPFVSILKDLLNNSKTIEEQTPTESTTETSRSEDSFGSLNTTPGGKRKLQSRTGMGMGQAQAYFYWVTREASSLEWFKGVMDEVAEMDKKGQIELHTYLTSVYEESDARSTLIKMVQALNHAKHGVDILSGTRARTHFARPEWKEVFGRIASKHAYKTVGVFYCGMPMLAKELKRLSLEFTRKTATRFEFHKEYF; this comes from the exons ATGTTGCCAGTCTTCTTAAATGACCTTGTTAATCAGCAAGACTTTGTGGAGATCACATTGGAGGTTGAGGATGATTCTGTATTGGTTCGTAGCATTGCTCCGGTTGCTGCGTCGTCGTCCGAGCTGCAAGATGATGCTGCTCTTTCCATCACTGCTAGAATTCGCAACAAATTCCCCTGGCTCCGGTCGGCATCTTCTCGTGCCTCCACCGCCTCGTCTCTCGATAGGGATGACACTGCAGCGATAGCTATGTCTGCCCGTGATGCCCGCCGCCTCAATGCGCAGCTGCAGCGTACCCGATCTAGAGCCCAGGCTGCCCTTCGAGGACTTAGATTCATTAGCAAGACCACTAGTGCCTCTGATGCGAACGAGCTCTGGCAAAGAGTCCAATCGAGGTTCCAGTCTCTGGCTCAAGGTGGACTACTTGCCAGAGAAGATTTTGCGGAATGCATCG GAATGGTGGATTCAAAGGAGTTCGCACTGAGAATATTTGACGCGTTAGCGAGAAGAAAAGGATTGAGGATTTCGAAAATCAACGTTGATGAGCTCCatgaattttggttgaaaatttCAGACCAAAGCTTCGACGCCCGCCTTCAAATATTTTTCGACAT GGCTGACAGTAACGAAGATGGCCGAATCACAAGAGACGAAGTGCAGGAGCTAATCTTGCTAAGCGCATCTGCAAACAACCTTGCGAAACTCAAAGAACGAGCCGAGGAATACGCTTCCTTGATCATGGAAGAACTCGATCCAGAAAACCTCGGATACATCGAG CTATGGCAACTTGAGACTTTGCTTTTACAAAGGGACACATATATGAACTACAGCAGACCCTTAAGCACAACAACAAGTGTAGGTTGGAGCCAAAATCTAAGCTCATTTAACCCCAAAAACATCATCAAAACAGCAACCACAACACTTCATTCTGTAATCTTCCAAAACTGGCAAAGAATTTGGATTCTTTTCCTTTGGGGCTCAACAATGGCAGCTCTATTCACATGGAAATTCCTTCAATACAAAAACAAAGCAGCATTTGACATAATGGGGTATTGCCTTCCGACGGCGAAAGGCGCCGCCGAGACCCTAAAGCTCAACATGGCCTTAATCCTCCTCCCCGTCTGCCGCAACACTCTCACTTGGCTACGATCAACCGCAGCGAGATCAATCGTCCCATTCGACGACAACATCAATTTTCACAAGCTAATTGCGTGTTTCATAGCAATTGGAATCGCCGTCCATGGCGGGGTTCATTTGGCGTGTGACTTCCCGAGATTGGTGAATTCTTCGCCGGAGGAATTTGAAGCGATATCGAGTGATTTTCACAACAAGAAGCCAAGTTATAAGGAGCTATTGATGAGCGTTGAAGGGGTAACAGGGATTGTGATGGTGGTTTTGATGGGGATTTCATTTACACTTGCTACTCGTCGTTTTAGAAGGAATGTTGTGAGATTGCCTCGGTTGTTCAACAGATTGGCAGGGTTTAATGCCTTTTGGTACTCCCATCATCTTATGGGATTTGTCTACCTTTTGCTTCTTGTTCATGGCACTTTCTTGTTTCTGGCTCATAATTGGACTCAAAAAACG ACTTGGGTGTATATTTCTTTCCCTTTGCTGCTGTATCTTGGGGAGAGGAGCCTCAGAGCCTGCAGATCAGAGTATTACTCTGTTGAGATATTGAAG GTTTCAGTACTACCAGGGAATGTGTTCAGCTTGGTGATGTTAAAGCCTCGTGGGTTCAAATACAGAAGTGGACAGTACATATTCCTTCAATGTCCTTCAATTTCCCAGTTTGAATG GCACCCATTTTCTATAACTTCAGCACCAGGAGATGAGTACTTGAGTGTGCATATTAGGACAGTTGGGGATTGGACAAGAGAACTCAAGTGTGTCTTTACTAACCATGTCAACTCCAAACCTGTTCTTGGTAGAGCCAAATTGGGTCATTTGGTCAACATGGAAAGAAAAAG CCAGCCGAGATTGTTGGTGGACGGGCCATATGGAGCACCTGCGCAGGACTATCAAAACTACGATGTGCTTCTCCTCGTCGGACTTGGAATTGGAGCCACCCCTTTTGTTAGTATCCTCAAGGATCTTCTCAACAACTCCAAAACCATTGAAGAACAAACGCCAACG GAATCAACAACAGAAACAAGCAGATCAGAAGACAGCTTTGGATCTTTAAACACGACACCGGGTGGAAAGAGGAAGTTGCAGAGCAGAACGGGGATGGGGATGGGACAGGCACAAGCGTACTTCTATTGGGTGACGAGAGAGGCTAGTTCCTTGGAGTGGtttaaaggggtgatggatgaAGTAGCAGAGATGGACAAGAAA GGCCAAATTGAACTCCATACCTACTTGACGAGTGTGTACGAAGAAAGTGATGCAAGGAGCACGTTGATCAAAATGGTCCAAGCTTTGAACCATGCCAAGCATGGCGTCGACATTCTCTCTGGCACACGA GCAAGGACTCATTTTGCGAGGCCCGAGTGGAAGGAGGTGTTCGGGCGAATAGCGTCGAAGCACGCTTACAAGACAGTGGGAGTGTTCTACTGTGGAATGCCAATGCTGGCAAAAGAGCTCAAGAGGCTATCACTAGAATTTACTCGCAAGACTGCAACTAGATTTGAGTTCCATAAAGAATATTTCTGA
- the LOC120081651 gene encoding uncharacterized protein LOC120081651, whose product MTPNHTCSIEVLNHDHSYGKAWRARETAFALAKGTLEESYVVLHAYCEALKIENPRTVFEIELEESKYFKYVFMVLGASLRGFKSCRPVIIIDGTHLKGKYKGTIIVGVAIDGNNQLYPLAYAIVDSENDRALKWFMTNLKAAIGECPNLVFISDRGQSIANVIDIVFLNSYHELCTFHLKRNVENYFKDKVVRKLFHDAYRAYRESEFKRHWVQIVNYKNGSLATYLEDASIQWWARCYQFGNRYDNMTSNISKCFNAITKEVRVLPATSLLEYIRGMLQGWSHERRTMWSNSTSTHLVYAEEIMSLECEKARRCRVNPIDYYRFHVKDGGIDGIALTLENVVTSNCSVWRFRVRMLLLQLERAILIHLLYAADCIVM is encoded by the exons ATGACGCCCAATCACACATGCTCAATTGAAGTATTGAATCATGACCACAG TTATGGCAAGGCATGGCGTGCAAGAGAAACTGCTTTTGCTCTTGCAAAGGGGACGCTAGAGGAATCATATGTCGTCTTGCATGCATATTGTGAGGCTTTGAAGATAGAAAATCCTAGAACTGTATTTGAGATTGAGCTTgaagaatcaaaatatttcaaatacgTGTTCATGGTGCTAGGTGCGAGTCTAAGAGGTTTTAAGAGTTGTCGACCTGTGATCATTATAGATGGCACTCATCTAAAGGGTAAGTATAAGGGAACAATAATAGTTGGTGTTGCAATAGATGGTAATAACCAATTgtacccactagcatatgcaatTGTTGATAGTGAGAACGATCGAGCCCTGAAGTGGTTCATGACGAATCTTAAAGCAGCAATTGGAGAATGCCCTAACCTTGTATTCATCTCAGACCGTGGACAGAGTATAGCTAATGTCATTGATATCGTATTCCTCAATTCTTACCACGAACTTTGTACCTTCCATTTGAAAAGGAACGTGGAGAATTACTTTAAAGACAAGGTCGTTAGAAAATTGTTTCACGATGCTTATAGAGCGTATCGAGAATCAGAGTTCAAACGTCATTGGGTCCAAATAGTGAACTACAAAAATGGTTCCCTTGCTACATATTTAGAGGATGCTAGTATTCAATGGTGGGCACGGTGTTACCAGTTTGGGAACCGATATGATAACATGACTAGTAATATTTCCAAATGCTTCAATGCTATTACCAAAGAAGTAAGAGTGTTACCAGCAACTTCATTGCTAGAATACATAAGAGGTATGCTTCAAGGTTGGTCTCATGAGCGGCGAACAATGTGGTCTAATAGTACATCGACACACTTAGTCTATGCGGAGGAAATAATGAGTTTAGAGTGCGAAAAAGCTAGGCGATGTCGAGTGAATCCAATTGATTATTATAGATTTCATGTCAAGGATGGTGGAATAGATGGTATAGCCTTAACACTCGAGAATGTAGTTACAAGTAATTGCAGTGTTTGGAGATTCCGTGTTCGCATGCTATTGTTACAGCTAGAGAGAGCAATATTAATCCATTTACTCTATGCAGCAGATTGTATAGTGATGTAA
- the LOC120081950 gene encoding uncharacterized protein LOC120081950: MKSGVSSSSVEVLRNRGEGIASALSSSDQSRLLLATRPPRQVVSIWTCSKLCAVCFVAGVVVGYSLKRCVNRWVSKLLRRLKDD; this comes from the exons ATGAAATCAGGGGTTTCATCTTCTTCAGTTGAAGTTTTGAGGAACAGAGGAGAAGGAATCGCCTCCGCTCTATCTTCTTCAGATCAGTCTCGTTTGTTGCTTGCCACTAGACCTCCCAG GCAAGTAGTATCAATCTGGACTTGTTCAAAGCTATGTGCTGTTTGCTTTGTTGCCGGGGTGGTGGTTGGTTATTCGTTAAAGCGATGTGTTAATCGATGGGTTTCCAAGCTACTAAGGAGATTGAAAGATGATTGA